A window of Arcobacter acticola genomic DNA:
CTTCTAAAACTAGCAAATGGTGTAAATACATTAGGTGATTCAATTACTGGAATGTTAATTGAAAATAAGACAAATGGTTTAACTCTGGAAGATAGTTCAAATATATTATTAACAAATGTTGATAAGTTAAACGTGAGTTCTAATGAAGCAGCATCTAGTTTAGAAGAAACAGCAGCTGCTATTGAAGAAATAACATCTAATATTAGAAATAATACACAAAATATAGCAAAAATGACAACTTTCTCAAATGGTGTTACAGCTTCAGCTTCTGAAGGTGAGAGATTAGCAAATCAAACAACTCAATCAATGGATGAAATTAATACACAAGTTAATTTAATCAATGAATCAATTACCGTAATAGATCAAATTGCCTTCCAAACAAATATTCTTTCTTTAAATGCGGCCGTTGAAGCAGCAACTGCTGGAGAAGCAGGACGAGGTTTTGCAGTTGTTGCAGCAGAGGTAAGAAATCTAGCAGCAAGAAGTGCAGAAGCAGCAAAAGAAATTAAAACAATTGTTGAAAATGCAACTAAAAAAGCAAATCAAGGGAAAGATATCGCTAATAATATGATTAGCGGATATAAAGACTTAAATGAAAATATTTCACAAACAATTAATCTAATACAAGATATTGAAATGTCAAGTAAAGAGCAATTAACAGGAATAGAACAAATAAACGATGCAGTAAATCAATTAGACCAACAAACACAAAAAAATGCAGCTGTAGCCTCTCAAACACATGATGTGGCTGTATTAACAGATGAAATTGCTAAATTGATTGTAAGTGATGCAAATGCAAAAGAGTTCGCAGGGAAAAATGAAGTAAAAGCAAAAAGTCTAAAAGCAACGCAACACCAAAAAGAGATAAAAAAAGATTTTGTACAGACTAAGATATCAAAGCCAGCATCTCAAACACCAGCACAAAAAAAAGAGATTGAATCTCAAACTTCAAAGGATGAGTGGGAAAGCTTTTAAGCTTTTTCATTAAGTCAAATCATATTATTTTATTAGTTTATATCCAATACCTCTTAGATTTACAATCATTCCATTTTTTAGCTTTTTCTTTAACTTATGAACAATTGTTCTCATACTAACAGCTTCCATCTCTTTACTATCCCATACATATTCGTGAATCATTTCATTTGTTACTGTGTTATTAATATTTTTTACAAGAAGACTTAAAAGTAGTTTCTCTTTACTTGTAAGTTCTATTTCAAAATTTGATTTATGTAAAGTTTGTTCAAGAAGATTAAAAGAAAAATCATATCCTAAATCCACAAGAAAATCACTATTATCATCTTTTTTTATATGACTTAAATGATATTGGATTCGCAAATATAATTCTTCAAAATCAAAGGGTTTTTTTATATAATCATTACATCCTAAAGCGTAAGATTTTTTTATATTTTCAATATCAATTTCAGCACTAATCATAATAATAGGAACATTTAAATAATCTTTTCTAATAAATTCTAAAACCTTATGTCCATCAAATCCTAAGACATTTAAATCCAAAATATATAAATCATAAGTACTATTTAATATAACATCAACAGCTTTATAACCATCAGTAAAACTATCCACAAAGAAACCTTTATTTTGTAAAGAGAGTTTTATGATTTTATTTAAAGCAAAATCATCTTCAAGTAAAAATATTTTCATATTACATCTTCTTTAATTAATAAATTTTTTGGGAAAAAATAAGAGAAAGAAGTTTGATTATTTATAGAAGTTACATTTATATCTATTTTATATTTATTGCAAATATCTTTCACAATACTCAAACCTAAACCAAAACCTACATTTTTCTCTTTTTGTTGATAATATGCATCAAAAATTGTTTTTGTATCAGCTATTTGTATTCCTTCATTTTTTATTTCAAGTTTATAAGAATCTTCTTCTATATCTAATATTATGTCTATATTTGAATTTTCAAATGAATATTTAATTGCATTTGAAATAGTATTATCTATTACTCTTTCTAATTCATAAGAATCCATAAATATATTAAATTCATTGTGAATATCTAATGATATATCAATATCTTTTACATTTGCCATCTCATCAAAAAAAGCCATTCTAGAAGATAGAAATCTCATTAAATTTATATTAGTAGGTTCAGATACTCTTTTTTCTTTTTTACTTAAATAGTATAAATCATTGTAAATTGAAGATAGTGATTTACTAGAAGCTTTTATTGTCTCAAACTGCTCTTTGGGACCTAAAAGAGATTCTAAACTATCAATATTTAAAGAAATAATACTAAGTGGAGTATTCATCTCATGAATGATTTTTTTTAGGAAAAAATCTTGTTGTTCCAAAAGTTTTGAAATAGTTTGTTTACTTTCAAATATTTTTAGTTGAGTTTTAATCCTAGCTTTTACTTCTTCTTTTTCAAAAGGTTTCGTAATATAATCAACTCCACCAATATTTAAAGCTTTTAGCTTACTTTCAATATCATTCAAAGCACTTATAAAAATAATTGGTATGTCTTTTAGCTTCTCTTCTTTTTTTAGTAAATTGCATACTTCAAAACCATTTAAATCAGGCATTTTTATATCAAGAAGTATTAGATGAGGTGGATTTATTTTAGAAGAATTAATTGCAAATATGGCATCTGTAGATGCTTTTACATTGTAATCCTCCTCTTTTAAAATCTCATTTAGGTATTTTAAATTTTCTTTTTTATCATCAATTATTAGTACTGTATATTTTTTATTCATTAAGTTACTTTTTTTACTTTACTTTTTGTTAAGATTATAGGATAAAGAAAGTAAAACTAAAATGAGGTTTTTAAGTGAATTTAAAAAGACTTTTTATGTTACTGTTTATTTTAAATACAGTTTCATTTATTTTTGTGGCGGTGATTGTAAATAAATATCAAAAAGCTACTATTAAACTAGAAGATGCCTATCAAATGCAGTATAAGTCACTTGTTCTTGCCCAAGAGTTAAGACAAAGTAGTGATGATTTGACAAGAAT
This region includes:
- a CDS encoding response regulator transcription factor, producing MKIFLLEDDFALNKIIKLSLQNKGFFVDSFTDGYKAVDVILNSTYDLYILDLNVLGFDGHKVLEFIRKDYLNVPIIMISAEIDIENIKKSYALGCNDYIKKPFDFEELYLRIQYHLSHIKKDDNSDFLVDLGYDFSFNLLEQTLHKSNFEIELTSKEKLLLSLLVKNINNTVTNEMIHEYVWDSKEMEAVSMRTIVHKLKKKLKNGMIVNLRGIGYKLIK
- a CDS encoding hybrid sensor histidine kinase/response regulator; protein product: MNKKYTVLIIDDKKENLKYLNEILKEEDYNVKASTDAIFAINSSKINPPHLILLDIKMPDLNGFEVCNLLKKEEKLKDIPIIFISALNDIESKLKALNIGGVDYITKPFEKEEVKARIKTQLKIFESKQTISKLLEQQDFFLKKIIHEMNTPLSIISLNIDSLESLLGPKEQFETIKASSKSLSSIYNDLYYLSKKEKRVSEPTNINLMRFLSSRMAFFDEMANVKDIDISLDIHNEFNIFMDSYELERVIDNTISNAIKYSFENSNIDIILDIEEDSYKLEIKNEGIQIADTKTIFDAYYQQKEKNVGFGLGLSIVKDICNKYKIDINVTSINNQTSFSYFFPKNLLIKEDVI